In one Ornithinimicrobium pratense genomic region, the following are encoded:
- a CDS encoding nucleotide sugar dehydrogenase yields the protein MKIAIAGTGYVGLSNAVVLAQNHEVVALDINPAKVELINQRQSPIVDTELTDYLATNNLDLRATTDPAQAYTGADWVVIATPTDYDTETNFFDTSSVEAVLADVLDINPRAAVVIKSTIPVGYTERLREQHPGATVIFSPEFLREGRALHDNLHPSRIIVGDTGERGRQFADLLLEGALDKDVPVLLTGSTEAEAIKLFANTYLAMRVAYFNELDTYAVTRGLDTRQIIEGVGLDPRIGSHYNNPSFGYGGYCLPKDTRQLLANYGDVPQTLITAIVDANTTRMDFITTDIVSRHPRQVGIYRLIMKAGSDNFRASSIQGVMSRLQAQGIEVAVYEPALDEDSFQGCRVYQDLQEFVTASDIIIANRRDDHLQELAGDKVYSRDIYQRD from the coding sequence ATGAAGATCGCGATTGCCGGCACCGGTTATGTCGGTCTGTCCAATGCCGTGGTGCTGGCCCAGAACCACGAGGTCGTAGCCCTGGATATCAACCCGGCCAAGGTCGAGCTGATCAACCAGCGCCAGTCCCCCATCGTGGACACCGAGCTCACGGACTACCTGGCGACCAACAACCTTGACCTGCGCGCGACCACCGACCCGGCCCAGGCCTACACCGGCGCCGACTGGGTCGTGATCGCCACCCCGACCGACTACGACACCGAGACCAACTTCTTCGACACCTCCAGCGTGGAAGCGGTGCTCGCCGACGTCCTGGACATCAACCCCCGGGCCGCAGTCGTGATCAAGTCCACCATCCCCGTGGGCTACACGGAACGGTTGCGCGAGCAACACCCGGGGGCCACGGTCATCTTCTCCCCAGAGTTCCTCCGGGAGGGTCGGGCTCTGCACGACAACCTGCACCCCTCGCGGATCATCGTCGGTGACACCGGTGAGCGCGGGAGGCAGTTCGCCGACCTGCTCCTGGAAGGCGCGCTGGACAAAGACGTCCCGGTGCTGCTCACCGGGTCCACCGAGGCCGAGGCGATCAAGCTGTTCGCCAACACCTACCTGGCCATGCGGGTGGCCTACTTCAACGAGCTGGACACCTACGCCGTCACCCGAGGCCTCGACACCCGCCAGATCATCGAGGGCGTCGGCCTGGACCCCCGCATCGGCTCGCACTACAACAACCCCTCCTTCGGCTACGGCGGCTACTGCCTGCCCAAGGACACCCGCCAGTTGCTGGCCAACTACGGCGACGTCCCCCAGACGCTCATCACCGCGATCGTGGACGCCAACACCACCCGTATGGACTTCATCACTACCGACATCGTCTCCCGACACCCCCGCCAGGTTGGTATCTACCGCCTCATCATGAAGGCCGGCTCCGACAACTTCCGCGCCTCCTCCATCCAGGGCGTGATGTCCCGCCTGCAGGCCCAGGGCATTGAGGTCGCCGTCTATGAGCCCGCCCTGGACGAGGACTCCTTCCAGGGTTGCCGCGTCTACCAGGACCTTCAGGAGTTCGTCACCGCCAGCGACATCATCATCGCCAACCGCCGCGACGACCACCTCCAGGAGCTGGCGGGCGACAAGGTCTACAGTCGAGACATCTACCAGCGAGACTGA
- the rpsR gene encoding 30S ribosomal protein S18, with the protein MAKPVMRKPKKKANPLKTAKIEAIDYKDTALLRKFISDRGKIRARRVTGVSVQEQRRIANAVKNAREMALLPYSSSAR; encoded by the coding sequence ATGGCCAAGCCCGTCATGCGTAAGCCGAAGAAGAAGGCCAACCCGCTCAAGACCGCCAAGATCGAGGCGATCGACTACAAGGACACCGCGCTGCTGCGCAAGTTCATCTCCGACCGCGGCAAGATCCGCGCGCGTCGCGTCACCGGCGTCTCCGTCCAGGAGCAGCGCCGTATCGCCAACGCGGTGAAGAACGCCCGCGAGATGGCGTTGCTGCCCTACAGCAGCTCCGCCCGCTGA
- a CDS encoding Na(+)/H(+) antiporter subunit C: MTPNLSLIVVASVLIGTGVYLFLARSLVRALMGFLLMGNGINLLYIIGSGPAGAPPIVGVSEDTAMADPVPQALVLTAIVITLAMTAFVLALAHRSWQLGREDLVVDDLESARIHAMAEAVEIDGPSARERADEIAAETQRTERKMHETTRQGIPGDPATPTTERYDHAMGGPGQGTVDPEDVAEERLADGGATVDASGRTAGESTDGAERGLDLSPGRDDSSGDAQGSDPEGGKR, from the coding sequence GTGACCCCCAACCTCTCGCTCATCGTCGTAGCCAGCGTGCTCATCGGCACCGGGGTCTACCTGTTCCTGGCCCGCTCTCTGGTGCGTGCGCTCATGGGTTTCCTGCTCATGGGCAACGGCATCAACCTGCTCTACATCATCGGCTCGGGACCCGCTGGCGCGCCCCCCATCGTGGGGGTCTCCGAGGACACGGCCATGGCTGACCCGGTCCCCCAGGCATTGGTGCTCACCGCGATCGTCATCACCCTGGCGATGACCGCCTTCGTCCTGGCTCTCGCGCACCGCAGCTGGCAGCTGGGCCGCGAGGACTTGGTCGTCGACGACCTCGAGTCCGCGCGCATCCACGCGATGGCCGAGGCCGTCGAGATCGATGGCCCCAGTGCCCGCGAGCGGGCCGACGAGATCGCCGCCGAGACCCAGCGCACCGAGCGCAAGATGCACGAGACGACCCGCCAGGGCATCCCGGGCGACCCGGCCACCCCCACCACCGAGCGCTACGACCACGCGATGGGCGGACCGGGCCAGGGCACGGTCGACCCGGAGGACGTCGCCGAGGAGCGGCTCGCTGACGGCGGGGCCACGGTCGACGCGTCGGGGCGGACCGCCGGTGAGTCCACCGACGGGGCCGAGCGCGGCCTGGACCTTAGCCCCGGCCGGGACGACTCCTCAGGCGACGCGCAGGGCAGCGACCCTGAGGGGGGCAAGCGATGA
- a CDS encoding Na+/H+ antiporter subunit A: MLITFLLIHLLAACLAPSLVRRLGAKAFHVLALAPAATAVWAAGQLPAGAGDAHVEHLDWVAALGMDLAFRMDTLAWVMTLIVSAIGALILVYCAHYFDDDDGNLGLLAGALVAFAGAMLGLVTTDDLLVLYIFWEITTVLSYLLVGYLTTSAASTRAAKQALIVTTFGGLAMLIGIVMLGEGAGTYRISELVAEPHTGTTVAWGIALLLVGAITKSALFPFHFWLPGAMAAPTPVSAYLHAAAMVKAGVYLVARFAPGYADLLTWQVVVLVLGGFTMLLGGFRATRQTDLKLLLAYGTVSQLGFLLLLVGYGSEGATLAGLTMLVAHALFKAALFLTTGAIDHAAGTRDIRRLTGVRRRAPLLAVAGTLGAMSMAGIPVLLGFVGKEAALTAVLYPVDGWWSLQGFAAVSVVLGSVLTMAYSARFVWGAFTDASRPPQLPRVEQPRAGESRTGQGSDAGATLAAPAGPTAADAETSWHPPTAILIGVPLLLALASVVLGVTSTALEAALAPHTSSVTAVADGYAVHLGLWHGLGLPLYASILVWVLGTLWWGAQARRPVEVPVPLWPFDAGRTYHHLMRGLDRTALEITGFFQRGSLPALLGIIISVLIALPAYQMVTGDIAWPERVRIADSAAQVAVIVLIILAAVLATRARRRLRAVFLVGVTGYGTAMLYLLHGAPDIALTQILVETVSLVVLVLVLRRLSGRFPDDPSRMTRRVRALLGTAAGVVIGLSALIATSSRIHEPAGMGLPERAVDYGAGYNIVNVILVDVRAWDTMGELSVVLACATGVASLVFLREDIMDRVRAGLRTARGSRARLRTPRGVTSRVSGPSRWLTAGDQLDPQRRSTIFEVVTRLVFHTVLLWSVYLLLSGHNQPGGGFAAGLVGGLALCLRYLAGRGYELRAALPVMPAALLGTGLFIAAGSALVPMAFGSPALRTWDTYLQIPLLGEVHLVTALFFDVGVYLVVLGLMLDILRSLGSGIDNQIRVESEQEQAEGVASR; this comes from the coding sequence GTGCTCATCACCTTCCTCCTCATCCACCTCCTGGCCGCCTGCCTCGCGCCCTCGCTGGTGCGACGCCTCGGGGCCAAGGCCTTCCACGTGCTGGCCCTGGCTCCCGCCGCCACAGCGGTCTGGGCTGCCGGCCAGCTGCCCGCAGGGGCGGGGGACGCCCACGTCGAGCACCTCGACTGGGTCGCCGCCCTCGGGATGGACCTGGCCTTCCGGATGGACACCCTCGCCTGGGTGATGACCCTGATCGTGTCCGCAATCGGCGCGCTCATCCTGGTCTACTGCGCCCACTACTTCGACGACGACGACGGCAACCTGGGGCTGCTGGCCGGGGCTCTGGTCGCCTTCGCGGGGGCGATGCTCGGCCTGGTCACCACCGATGACCTGCTGGTGCTCTACATCTTCTGGGAGATCACCACCGTCCTGTCCTACCTGCTGGTCGGCTATCTGACCACCAGCGCGGCCAGCACCCGGGCCGCCAAGCAGGCGCTCATCGTCACCACCTTCGGCGGGCTGGCGATGCTGATCGGGATCGTCATGCTCGGCGAGGGCGCCGGCACCTACCGGATCAGCGAGCTGGTGGCCGAGCCTCACACCGGGACGACCGTGGCCTGGGGGATCGCCCTGCTGCTGGTCGGCGCGATCACCAAGTCCGCCCTGTTTCCCTTCCACTTCTGGCTGCCCGGCGCGATGGCCGCCCCGACACCGGTCAGCGCCTACCTGCACGCCGCCGCGATGGTCAAGGCCGGTGTCTACCTGGTCGCCCGGTTCGCGCCGGGGTATGCCGACCTGCTCACCTGGCAGGTCGTGGTGCTGGTCCTGGGTGGATTCACCATGCTCCTGGGTGGCTTCCGCGCGACCCGGCAGACCGACCTGAAGCTGCTCCTGGCCTACGGGACGGTCAGTCAGCTGGGCTTCCTGCTCCTGCTCGTCGGCTACGGCAGCGAGGGAGCCACCCTGGCCGGGCTGACCATGCTGGTCGCCCACGCGCTGTTCAAGGCCGCGCTCTTCCTCACCACCGGCGCGATCGACCACGCCGCCGGCACCCGCGACATCCGCCGCCTCACGGGGGTGCGCCGCCGCGCCCCGCTGCTGGCGGTCGCCGGCACCCTGGGCGCCATGTCGATGGCCGGCATCCCGGTGCTGCTCGGCTTCGTCGGCAAGGAGGCCGCGCTCACGGCCGTGCTCTACCCGGTGGACGGCTGGTGGTCGCTGCAGGGCTTCGCCGCGGTCTCCGTCGTGCTCGGATCGGTGCTGACCATGGCCTACTCCGCCCGCTTCGTCTGGGGCGCCTTCACCGACGCCTCTCGGCCGCCGCAGCTGCCGCGCGTCGAGCAGCCCCGGGCGGGGGAGAGCCGGACGGGCCAGGGCAGCGACGCAGGCGCCACCCTCGCTGCCCCGGCCGGCCCGACCGCCGCGGACGCGGAGACCAGCTGGCACCCGCCCACCGCGATCCTGATCGGGGTCCCGCTCCTGCTGGCCCTGGCCAGCGTCGTGCTGGGGGTCACCTCGACCGCCCTGGAAGCGGCGCTGGCACCGCATACCTCCTCGGTGACCGCCGTCGCCGATGGCTATGCGGTGCACCTGGGCCTGTGGCACGGTCTCGGCCTGCCGCTCTACGCCTCGATCCTGGTGTGGGTGCTGGGCACGCTGTGGTGGGGCGCGCAGGCCCGCCGGCCCGTGGAGGTGCCGGTGCCGCTGTGGCCCTTCGACGCGGGCCGGACCTATCACCACCTGATGCGCGGTCTGGACCGGACCGCTCTGGAGATCACCGGCTTCTTCCAGCGGGGCTCGCTGCCCGCGCTGCTCGGCATCATCATCAGCGTCCTCATCGCGCTGCCGGCCTACCAGATGGTGACCGGGGACATCGCCTGGCCCGAGCGGGTCCGGATCGCCGACAGTGCCGCACAGGTCGCCGTGATCGTGCTGATCATCCTGGCCGCGGTCCTAGCCACCCGCGCCCGGCGGCGCCTGCGGGCGGTCTTCCTGGTCGGTGTCACCGGCTACGGCACAGCGATGCTCTACCTGCTGCACGGCGCCCCCGACATCGCGCTGACCCAGATCCTGGTCGAGACGGTCTCGCTGGTTGTCCTCGTCCTGGTCCTGCGCCGCCTGTCCGGGCGCTTCCCCGACGACCCGAGCCGGATGACCAGGCGGGTGCGCGCCCTGCTCGGGACCGCCGCCGGTGTGGTGATCGGCCTCAGTGCCTTGATCGCCACCTCCTCGCGCATCCACGAGCCCGCCGGCATGGGCCTGCCCGAGCGCGCGGTCGACTACGGCGCCGGTTACAACATCGTCAACGTCATCCTGGTGGACGTGCGCGCCTGGGACACCATGGGCGAGCTGTCGGTCGTGCTGGCCTGCGCGACCGGTGTGGCCAGCCTGGTCTTCCTGCGCGAGGACATCATGGACCGGGTGCGGGCTGGTCTGCGCACCGCGCGGGGCAGCCGCGCCCGGTTGCGCACCCCCCGCGGGGTCACTTCTCGGGTCAGCGGCCCCAGCCGGTGGCTGACGGCGGGCGACCAGCTGGACCCGCAGCGCCGCTCGACGATCTTTGAGGTTGTCACCCGCCTGGTCTTCCACACTGTGCTGCTGTGGTCGGTCTACCTGCTGCTCTCGGGCCACAACCAGCCCGGCGGCGGCTTCGCGGCGGGGCTGGTGGGCGGCCTGGCGCTGTGCCTGCGCTACCTGGCCGGGCGCGGCTACGAGCTGCGCGCCGCGCTGCCGGTCATGCCTGCGGCCCTGCTCGGCACCGGCCTGTTCATCGCGGCCGGGTCGGCCCTGGTCCCGATGGCCTTCGGCAGCCCGGCCCTGCGCACCTGGGACACCTACCTGCAGATCCCCCTGCTGGGTGAGGTGCACCTGGTGACCGCGCTGTTCTTCGACGTCGGCGTCTACCTGGTCGTCCTGGGCCTGATGCTCGACATCCTGCGCAGCCTGGGGTCGGGGATCGACAACCAGATCCGCGTGGAGAGCGAGCAGGAGCAGGCCGAGGGGGTGGCGTCCCGGTGA
- a CDS encoding single-stranded DNA-binding protein, translated as MAGETPITVIGNLTADPELRFTPSGAAVANFTVASTPRTFDKQANEWKDGETLFMRCSVWREAAEHAAESLHRGDRVIANGRLVSRSWQTPEGENRTVMEMQVDEVGPSLRYATAQVTKAQRGQGGGGGGWQGGQSGQGGQGGWNPGQGQGQSGQGGWNQGQGQAGQSGQPAQGGQQAAGTSAPDSDPWATGGASNTSGGGQSGGWGGAPSYDEPPF; from the coding sequence ATGGCCGGAGAGACCCCCATCACCGTCATCGGCAACCTGACCGCCGACCCCGAGCTGCGCTTCACCCCCAGCGGTGCGGCGGTGGCCAACTTCACCGTGGCCTCGACCCCCCGCACCTTCGACAAGCAGGCCAACGAGTGGAAGGACGGCGAGACGCTGTTCATGCGCTGCTCGGTGTGGCGGGAGGCGGCCGAGCACGCCGCCGAGTCGCTGCACCGCGGTGACCGCGTGATCGCCAACGGTCGGCTGGTTTCCCGCTCCTGGCAGACGCCGGAGGGTGAGAACCGGACCGTGATGGAGATGCAGGTCGACGAGGTCGGCCCGTCTCTGCGCTACGCCACCGCGCAGGTCACCAAGGCCCAGCGCGGCCAGGGTGGCGGCGGTGGCGGCTGGCAGGGCGGTCAGTCCGGCCAGGGCGGCCAGGGTGGTTGGAACCCGGGCCAGGGCCAGGGCCAGTCCGGCCAGGGCGGTTGGAACCAGGGTCAGGGTCAGGCCGGTCAGTCTGGTCAGCCGGCACAGGGTGGCCAGCAGGCCGCTGGCACCTCGGCCCCGGACAGCGACCCGTGGGCCACCGGTGGCGCCAGCAACACCAGTGGCGGTGGCCAGTCCGGCGGCTGGGGCGGCGCGCCGTCCTACGACGAGCCGCCTTTCTAG
- the rplI gene encoding 50S ribosomal protein L9 codes for MKIILTQPVTGLGEAGDVVDVKDGYARNFLLPRQVATPWTKGGQKQVDSIKAGREKRALRTAEEAATAKATLESTTVTVTARAGQGGRLFGAVTPSEIAEAIAASGGPQVDKRRIEVRSPIRAVGEHPVHVRLHDEVAVDVTINVVAS; via the coding sequence ATGAAGATCATCCTGACCCAGCCGGTGACCGGCCTCGGCGAGGCCGGTGACGTCGTCGATGTCAAGGACGGCTATGCCCGCAACTTCCTGCTGCCCCGCCAGGTCGCCACGCCGTGGACCAAGGGCGGCCAGAAGCAGGTCGACTCGATCAAGGCCGGCCGCGAGAAGCGCGCGCTGCGCACTGCCGAGGAGGCCGCAACCGCCAAGGCCACGCTCGAGAGCACGACGGTCACCGTGACCGCCCGTGCCGGCCAGGGCGGCCGCCTGTTCGGCGCCGTCACCCCCAGCGAGATCGCCGAGGCCATCGCGGCCTCCGGCGGCCCGCAGGTGGACAAGCGCCGCATCGAGGTCCGCAGCCCCATCCGCGCCGTGGGTGAGCACCCGGTGCACGTGCGTCTGCACGACGAGGTCGCGGTCGACGTGACCATCAACGTGGTCGCCTCCTGA
- a CDS encoding glycosyltransferase: MKITRRRTKKKSPRRIRTDAPRTWLLLASSAQTVTAHAEEIRGLASAGHVVRLGYRGGRLPVGLPRGRHRLGTYRTGPIRPLTAALTAALTAPLPLARKLSLAAERDRWLAEIAPVADDIVFLDQPAAQHLLERVTALAPAAQVWLPAQAARVLAEEAAWRELSVGAVELDGRLPAQRITLSRVLAPAEKLTELAEAAPLRRDLARDVRPELRRLSRWALRRGRFDRVDSLLAITDLLRGMFGPDGREDAAVAALRAHVALVRDEDPGAPVVELVGSVLDQADVALGIDDVKEASELGAIALGLAFHQQLHTATMRTPLVEEPDVFLAPLRKSRIGQLLALADARPLGPESLFDTEGEGEDAAGLTHEDAELNTPSHLAEAPAVRTDNGSEGRLRVCMLPGVYAHHAVPLLEALDTHEGVELTTVRLTGVPFRGMMIDAPLLQYRIEHALGRVPTVGLQVTREELEAVRSADVVVADWADKGAAWASTVVPDGTRMVVRVHSVDALSAPAQLVDWSRVDDVVFVADHIRDLFLGVLGERVGHVRTHVVTNIVPPEKFPDPLLPDASRTLGVVGWGQVVKDPTFALDVLEILVRDDKRWRLRLIGTDFGQHHAAAAQEYAATFRRRALQDNIVDQIDYTGFTRQLADHLRHVGFILNTSRREGCPVGTLEGTAAGAFPVVRDWPTFAALDGAGRLFPRRCVVTTPQEAAQLIQSLADDEQRRRAVAEVRQDMAEQFSDAGTRDRLLEVIIEPQATNQPQPQATNHPQPQATNQPEPQAVEESER; the protein is encoded by the coding sequence GTGAAGATCACCCGCCGTCGCACGAAAAAGAAGTCACCCCGCCGCATCCGCACCGACGCTCCGCGAACCTGGCTGCTGCTGGCCTCCAGCGCCCAGACCGTCACAGCCCACGCGGAGGAGATCCGGGGGCTGGCCTCGGCGGGGCACGTGGTGCGGTTGGGCTACCGGGGGGGACGCTTGCCGGTCGGCCTTCCGCGCGGCCGACACCGGCTAGGCACCTACCGGACCGGCCCCATCCGACCTCTCACCGCGGCCCTCACTGCGGCCCTCACCGCCCCCCTGCCGTTGGCCCGCAAACTGTCGCTCGCCGCCGAGCGCGACCGCTGGCTCGCCGAGATCGCCCCCGTCGCCGACGACATCGTCTTCCTCGACCAGCCCGCAGCCCAGCACCTGCTGGAACGGGTCACCGCCCTGGCCCCCGCTGCGCAGGTCTGGCTGCCCGCCCAGGCGGCCCGGGTGCTGGCCGAGGAGGCGGCCTGGCGCGAGCTCTCGGTCGGGGCCGTCGAGCTGGACGGCCGGCTCCCGGCACAGCGGATCACCCTCAGCCGGGTGCTCGCGCCCGCGGAGAAACTCACCGAGCTGGCCGAGGCCGCGCCGCTGCGTCGGGACCTCGCCCGCGACGTGCGCCCCGAGCTACGCCGGCTCAGCCGGTGGGCCCTGCGCCGCGGCCGTTTCGACCGGGTCGACTCCTTGCTCGCGATCACCGACCTGCTCCGGGGCATGTTTGGCCCCGACGGCCGCGAGGATGCAGCGGTCGCTGCCCTGCGGGCCCACGTCGCGCTGGTGCGCGACGAGGATCCCGGAGCACCGGTCGTCGAGCTCGTCGGATCCGTGCTGGACCAGGCCGACGTTGCCCTGGGCATCGACGACGTCAAGGAGGCCTCCGAGCTGGGCGCGATCGCGCTCGGTCTGGCCTTCCACCAGCAGCTGCACACCGCCACCATGCGCACCCCGCTGGTCGAGGAGCCCGACGTGTTCCTCGCCCCCCTGCGAAAGAGCCGGATCGGCCAGCTGTTGGCCCTGGCCGACGCCCGTCCCCTCGGGCCGGAGTCGCTGTTCGACACCGAGGGTGAGGGCGAGGACGCCGCCGGCCTGACGCACGAGGACGCGGAGCTGAACACCCCCAGCCACCTGGCCGAGGCCCCCGCGGTCCGCACCGACAACGGGTCCGAGGGCCGGTTGCGCGTCTGCATGCTGCCCGGGGTCTACGCCCACCATGCCGTCCCGCTGCTCGAGGCGCTGGACACGCACGAGGGGGTCGAGCTGACCACTGTCCGCCTCACCGGGGTGCCGTTCCGCGGCATGATGATCGACGCTCCGCTGTTGCAGTACCGGATCGAGCACGCCCTGGGCAGGGTGCCGACGGTGGGCCTGCAGGTGACCCGCGAGGAGCTCGAGGCGGTCCGCAGCGCGGACGTCGTCGTGGCCGACTGGGCCGACAAAGGCGCGGCCTGGGCCTCGACCGTCGTGCCCGACGGTACGCGCATGGTGGTGCGGGTGCACAGCGTCGACGCCCTCTCGGCACCGGCCCAGCTGGTTGACTGGTCCCGGGTGGACGACGTCGTCTTCGTCGCCGACCATATCCGCGACCTTTTCCTCGGGGTCCTGGGTGAGCGGGTGGGCCACGTGCGCACGCACGTCGTCACCAACATCGTGCCGCCGGAGAAGTTCCCTGACCCGCTGCTGCCCGATGCCTCCCGCACCTTGGGCGTGGTGGGCTGGGGGCAGGTCGTCAAGGACCCCACGTTCGCCCTCGACGTCCTGGAGATCCTGGTCCGGGACGACAAGCGGTGGCGGCTACGGCTGATCGGCACCGACTTCGGCCAGCACCACGCGGCCGCGGCCCAAGAGTATGCGGCCACCTTCCGGAGACGGGCGCTCCAGGACAACATCGTGGACCAGATCGACTACACCGGCTTTACCAGGCAGCTGGCCGACCACCTGCGCCACGTCGGGTTCATCCTCAACACCAGTCGGCGCGAGGGCTGCCCGGTGGGCACGCTGGAGGGCACGGCGGCTGGCGCCTTCCCGGTGGTGCGCGACTGGCCTACCTTCGCCGCGCTCGATGGAGCCGGTCGGCTCTTCCCGCGCCGCTGCGTCGTGACCACGCCGCAGGAGGCGGCGCAGCTGATCCAGTCCCTGGCCGACGACGAGCAGCGTCGCCGCGCGGTGGCGGAGGTCCGCCAGGATATGGCTGAGCAGTTCTCCGACGCCGGCACCCGGGACCGGCTGCTGGAGGTCATCATCGAGCCGCAGGCGACCAACCAGCCCCAGCCGCAGGCGACCAACCACCCCCAGCCGCAGGCGACCAACCAGCCCGAGCCACAGGCCGTGGAAGAGTCAGAGCGGTAG
- the rpsF gene encoding 30S ribosomal protein S6 yields MRQYELMIILDPETEERTLQPTLEKMLAVVGKEGGSVDEIDILGRRRLAYEIRKQAEGIYAVIQMTADPATAQELDRQLGLNESVMRTKVLRRDV; encoded by the coding sequence ATGCGTCAGTACGAACTGATGATCATCCTCGACCCCGAGACCGAGGAGCGCACCCTTCAGCCCACGCTGGAGAAGATGCTCGCCGTCGTGGGGAAGGAAGGTGGCTCCGTCGACGAGATCGACATCCTGGGCCGCCGTCGCCTGGCCTATGAGATCAGGAAGCAGGCCGAGGGGATCTATGCCGTCATCCAGATGACCGCCGACCCCGCGACCGCCCAGGAGCTGGACCGTCAGCTGGGCCTCAACGAGTCCGTCATGCGGACCAAGGTGCTGCGTCGCGACGTCTGA
- a CDS encoding glycosyltransferase family 4 protein, with amino-acid sequence MMTTPARRLVIAYCFVPYVDTSGTVAAKRVCLQGEPVDVIQNEMGGLRAVDPGLDLVADGQVRRRAVLDTPTYFSAWRSIVAWCDEGMQQVDRWSAESAEAGDLLQSGIPWSSMFSRSHFVASHFLAALVKARHPEIVWEAEFSDPCSADATGAERHAPMRDSELWDRLRVLLTEAGWEPPESDNVFEWAEVLVYAFADRIMFTNSQQAEYMAGRCHDSRLADRLRKHTVATHHPMLPEKFYAMDRAPVELEEGVLHIAYFGNFYGKQSPIAAVEAMGLLAPEQRARLRLHIFTQPTNTLREIVTEMGLQDTVKVEEFLPFLQFLEIARRMDVLLVVDYPLPRGAERNPFLLSKWGDYRGSGTPVWGILEESSVLSATDDPALQFRTPVGHATAAAQLLSQLARGVRVPDREAARPVTARSA; translated from the coding sequence ATGATGACAACCCCGGCCCGACGCCTCGTCATCGCCTACTGTTTCGTCCCCTACGTCGACACCTCCGGCACTGTCGCCGCCAAGCGCGTCTGCCTTCAGGGGGAGCCGGTCGACGTCATCCAGAACGAGATGGGCGGGCTGCGGGCGGTCGACCCGGGCCTGGACCTGGTAGCTGACGGCCAGGTCCGACGCCGGGCGGTGCTGGACACCCCCACCTACTTCTCGGCCTGGCGCTCGATCGTGGCCTGGTGCGACGAGGGTATGCAGCAGGTCGACCGGTGGAGCGCCGAGTCCGCCGAGGCCGGCGACCTGCTCCAGAGTGGGATCCCCTGGTCCTCGATGTTCTCCCGCTCCCACTTCGTGGCGTCCCACTTCCTGGCCGCGCTGGTCAAGGCCCGCCACCCCGAGATCGTCTGGGAGGCGGAGTTCTCCGACCCCTGCTCCGCCGACGCGACGGGGGCCGAGCGGCACGCGCCCATGCGAGACTCGGAGCTCTGGGACCGGCTGCGGGTCCTGCTGACGGAGGCGGGCTGGGAGCCACCGGAGAGCGACAACGTCTTCGAGTGGGCGGAGGTGCTGGTCTACGCCTTCGCCGACCGAATCATGTTTACCAACTCCCAGCAGGCCGAGTACATGGCCGGCCGGTGCCACGACTCCCGGCTGGCGGACCGGTTGCGGAAGCACACGGTCGCGACCCACCACCCGATGCTGCCGGAGAAGTTCTACGCGATGGACCGGGCCCCGGTCGAGCTGGAGGAGGGGGTGCTGCACATCGCCTACTTCGGCAACTTCTACGGCAAGCAGAGCCCGATCGCGGCCGTGGAGGCCATGGGCCTGTTGGCGCCGGAGCAGCGGGCGCGGCTACGTCTGCACATTTTCACCCAGCCGACCAACACCCTGCGCGAGATCGTGACCGAGATGGGCCTGCAGGACACGGTCAAGGTGGAGGAGTTCTTGCCCTTCCTCCAGTTCCTGGAGATCGCCCGGCGGATGGACGTCCTGCTCGTGGTTGACTACCCCCTGCCCCGGGGGGCTGAGCGCAACCCCTTCCTGCTGTCCAAGTGGGGGGACTACCGGGGCAGCGGCACCCCGGTCTGGGGGATCCTGGAGGAAAGCAGCGTGCTGTCCGCCACCGACGACCCCGCCCTGCAGTTCCGCACCCCCGTGGGTCACGCCACCGCCGCCGCCCAGCTGCTCTCCCAGCTGGCCCGCGGCGTGCGGGTCCCCGACCGGGAGGCCGCCCGGCCGGTGACGGCGCGCAGCGCCTGA